The genome window CGACGACCGCATCCCTGGATATCCTGGTCTGAGGCGGCAATCGCCGGCAATCAACCATCCGGGAACGGACAAGAGCGCCACAGCGCCGACCATCCTTGTCGACATGGGCACGAATCCGACTGTTCTCGGCAACGGCTTGCGGCTGTTGCGCAAATAAATTTCCGCCACAGTCCCATCGAACAGGCGATCAGACCTAGAGTTTTTCGCCTACCTCACCGATAGGTAATATGACACCGAATACGGGAGGCCGGACATGGAGATCGGAAGCGCGACATCGCCTTTCACGGCGGGCCTTGCCCTATCGCAAAAGGCCGCCACGACCGGGACGCAACAGGCCGATGCGGCCGCATCCACCGGAAACGGCAGCCGCATCTACCAGCGTGCCATGGGAACAACGGCCGGGGGCGCGTCCGATCTGCTGGGAAATAATTTTGTGCACGCGGACTCCGGCCAATCAAAATATGTCGCGGCGACGATCATGGATCTTCAAACGGATATGAGCTTCAGCGACAAGATGGGGTCGCTGCTCGGAAGCCTCGACGCGCAGTACGCCGCCCTTACCGGCAGCGGCGTTTCGAAATATGCCGCCGCCGCCATCATGCAGCACAAGGTGAAAGAGGGCGTCAAGCAGGTGACCAACGACGAATACATGGACCAATCGGCCGACAACCTGGACAACCTCAAGGACGACATCGAAAAGCGGGCCGAAGAGGCGACCCAGCCCCAGGACCCAAGCCAGGGCGATGCCGCCGATACGTCGCAAACCGCCGATGCGGCCGACGCATCCACAGCCACGACGCCGGGCGATCAGGACGCGTCGACCGGGCAGGACGCCGGCCAGACAGCCGATACACAGCAAACCGACGATCAGACCGCTCCGGCGACCGAAACGGCCACCGGCGCCGGCGCATCAAACGCCACGGGCGCGGCAACGCCTCCCGCCGCCGTTTCCGGCAACGCCGCCACAAGCGAAACCGCGCAAAACCCCAGCCTCCTCCCGCCGACGACCGTATCCCTGGACATCCTGGTCTGAGGCGGCGAAGTCCCCCCGGCCGGCGGCCGCCTCAAAGGCTTCCGCCGCCCCGCAACATCCGCGCAAGCCCCGCCACGCCGCGCCGCAGCACCTCCATGTCCGGCCCGAAGCTCAGCCGGATGTGGTCCTTGTAGCACGAATGGGGCCGCCGCCGCCCGGGGTTCACGTCGAAAAACGCCCCGGGCACGACGATGACCTTTTCCGCCAACGCCTTTTCGAAAAAGACCATGGCGTCGCGAAACGCCTCGGGCAGGCCCTTGAGGCTGGCCCAGACGTAAAAGCCGCCGGCCGGCTCGGCCTCGATCTCGAACCCCAGCTGGAGCAGTTCGCGCACGAGGTACTCGCGCTTGTGGCCGAATTCCGCCTTGATGGCCGCGATCTCCCGCTCGGCCACCTCCGGGGAGAGCAACTCCATGGCCGCGCGCTGGAGCGGATGGTTCGCGCCGCCGTCCAGAAACGAGCCGGCGCTGGCCACGGCCTCGATGACCGGGCTCGGGCCCACGATCCAGCCGACCCGCCAGCCAGGATAGCGCCAGTTCTTGGTCACGCCGTCCACCACGATCACCGGGTCCCGGTCCACGTCCTCCACGAAAGCCGCGGCCGAAACCCGCGCCTCGTCCCGGCCGTAGACGTAATGGGAATAGAACTCGTCCATGATCAGGGCGCAGTCGTACGTCCTGGAGAGTTCCACCCACCGCCGCAGTTCGTCCCCGGCCACCAGCCGGCCCGTGGGGTTGGACGGATTGGAGGTGAGGATCGCCCCGAGGCCCCGGCTGACGATCTCACGCTCCAGCACGGAAGGAGCCATGCGGTAGCCGGTCTCGGGATCGAGGAGAATGGGGATCGGAGTGAAGGAACGGAAGACGGCCAGCAGTTCCTCGTAGGCCGTGTAATCCGGGATGAAATGGCCGAGGTTGATGTTGCCGAGGGCCGCGGCGACGCGGGTGAGCGCCGCACGCCCGCCCGGGGCGATGCAGACGTTGCGCCAGGTGTACTTGGAGCGTTTCCCCCGGCGGTGAAAGTGGTTGTAGAACTCGGCCACCTTCATGCGCAGGTCCTGCCGGCCGGCGACCGGCGCGTATTCCTGTTCGCAGGCGTCGCACTCCACGCAGGCGATGCGCCGGGGGGCGTCGGGCAGCCCGGAAGTGGACGGCGCGCCCTGGCCCAGGTTGGCCCATTCCGGGTGCTCGGAGGTAAATCCCAGCGCCCGGGCGCGGTGCATGACGTGGATCACGCCCGTGCGCGGCACGCTGCGAAAGCCGGGAACGGGGCAGGTATGGGCAAGGCCGTCGGTACACGACGGATCGAGGGTATCATCCGAAATCCGAAGTTCGGCGGGCTGGGGCAGATACATGCTGTTTTCTCCGTGCTGGATAGTGTGCGGACAAACGCCGTCGCGACAGACGAGAGGCGGCGCGCGCCCGACAAAGGGGCGGGCCGACGGGCGGTCGCGACTGCATGGCCAGGGCCAACGAGTTGTTCCGGATCACGAGGATCAGCCGAGCGGGCGCCTTACGCGCGGCCCGGCTATCCAGCAACGGCGGCGGCGGCGAATGCGAATGCGGAGGCGTTCCCGGCAAGGCGGGAGAGAAAAGCGGAAGTTGGCGGCTGGGATGCGTTCCCCAAGCCGTCGAGCCAAGCGCTGCCGGGACGATGTCCCAAGCGGCACGGACTGGAGGGACTGAACGGGGATGTGGCCTTCATGGACGATATAGTAGAGAGAACGGGGCGAAAAGGTCAAGTGTCGCGGGCCTATTTTCCTTTCACCGGGAAAGTTTCCGACTCCCGGACCACCAAGCGACACGTGCCGACGGCCCGGCGTCCTTGACGGCGCCCCCCTCCTCCTTCCACCAGGACGCGCGATAAAAAAGCCCATACCTCCGGGTTCCCGCCGGAGGATATGGGCCAACAGGCAAAAAAGCCGGGGAAAGGCTAGTTCGACTTTCTCTCCAGCACGATCTTGCCGGCGTCCAGGCAGGAAACCTTGAATTCGTCGCCCTGGCTGAAGCCATAGTTGGCGAGCAGGGTCGGGCTCAGGCGAAGGCCGTTTTTGGCGAACTTCACGCTTCCGGAGGATACGCGCGCATCCATTCCTTCGATCTTGTAAAATTTCTCATCCAGCATCATCAGCTTCGTGAGGTGATTTTTCAACGTCGTTTTGGGGATACGGATAGAAACATCAATACTTCAAAACAATATCCGAGGAGTTCGGTTGTGTTTCGTTCCCACGCCCAGTTCCTGGCCAAAGGGAACAAAGAAAGACCGATCGATGCACACCGTGCGATCGGGCGATCGCGCGCCGGGCGCGCGAAACAACCGGCTCGGCGCGGGCTCTTTTCACGGCGACGGCCGAGGCCAATCTCCTGAGGGGACGTTGCAAGAGGAAGGGAGGGCGGCGCTCTGCGGCCCTCCATAGCGCCACCCCGGCTCAGCAGCCGACGAATTGCTCGACCACCTGCCGCAACTGCTCCACATGGGCCGGGTATTCCAGCAAGACATCCACCTCGCCCGAATCGAGCAGAAAGGAGCTTTCGCCAAAGTTCTTGGTCACGACAATCAGGGGGGTTCTTTTTTCCGAGGCGGCAGCCGCGCTTTCCCTGACGCGCTTGACCGCATCCTTGGCTTCCGCTTCGAAGGAAACATCCAACACGACGGCGTCGAAGGTTTCCCGTTTGAAAATCGCTTCCGCTTCTTCGACGGAATGCACGACGTCGACCTCGTAGGCCTGGCCCTTTATCGTGTCCGCCAGAATGGTTCCCTGCGCAATGTTCCTATCGATAAGCAATGTCTTGGACATATTCCCACTCCTTGAGGATCGCTTGATTTCCCTGACCGTTCCCTCGTTTTTCCCCATCAAGGGCTTCTCGGATTATGCCATTCTTACGATGCTTTTCCCGGCACGGCAAGCGGGACGGCCTTTTTCCCGCC of Solidesulfovibrio fructosivorans JJ] contains these proteins:
- a CDS encoding pyridoxal phosphate-dependent aminotransferase, with the protein product MYLPQPAELRISDDTLDPSCTDGLAHTCPVPGFRSVPRTGVIHVMHRARALGFTSEHPEWANLGQGAPSTSGLPDAPRRIACVECDACEQEYAPVAGRQDLRMKVAEFYNHFHRRGKRSKYTWRNVCIAPGGRAALTRVAAALGNINLGHFIPDYTAYEELLAVFRSFTPIPILLDPETGYRMAPSVLEREIVSRGLGAILTSNPSNPTGRLVAGDELRRWVELSRTYDCALIMDEFYSHYVYGRDEARVSAAAFVEDVDRDPVIVVDGVTKNWRYPGWRVGWIVGPSPVIEAVASAGSFLDGGANHPLQRAAMELLSPEVAEREIAAIKAEFGHKREYLVRELLQLGFEIEAEPAGGFYVWASLKGLPEAFRDAMVFFEKALAEKVIVVPGAFFDVNPGRRRPHSCYKDHIRLSFGPDMEVLRRGVAGLARMLRGGGSL
- a CDS encoding DNA-binding transcriptional response regulator; its protein translation is MSKTLLIDRNIAQGTILADTIKGQAYEVDVVHSVEEAEAIFKRETFDAVVLDVSFEAEAKDAVKRVRESAAAASEKRTPLIVVTKNFGESSFLLDSGEVDVLLEYPAHVEQLRQVVEQFVGC